The sequence GGGGCTGAGTGTGAACCAGCGCTGCGTGTACGGCTTCTCCCTCCTGCACGGAGCCGTGGTCAACAGTCAACTCCGATGCGTCCGACTGCTGTTGGAGCATGGCGGTGAgacttttatgtcatacctgtgtTGTACGTACAGGGGTGCATTTGTACAAAGTATTAAGACAAATTTTACGAAATTCAAAGAAGTTTTACAAAACATATTCAAATTTGACAAGTCGCTTCTAAGTAAGAACCAaaaaattttacagaattcatactATGTTTTTTGATAGTGgattgtatgaattccgtaaaatttgtgtGTATTACGTACAATTtttatgtattccgtaaaatttgtttGAATACATAGGCCTAATGTTGGCAGTTtctatgtgtgtatgtgattTCACTTGTTGACTCCTTGGATCTGGAAGAGTCAGACCTATAAATTTGCATTGTCTATAACATAATGATGTAACTGTAATTATATAAAGTAGTTAaataactacagtcaaacctgtgttagcggtcacctggaaatagcagccacctggccatagtggtcattttttgtcggtcccttggatttttcccattgacataagcattaagaaatAGTCTATAGCgttcacctgtccaatgtggtcgcggtcaGGCGATTTTTCGGTCCGGCCGCAATgccaacactgccgataacggtcactgCGTGTGGTCAGCCCGCGGTCACAGCTCGACCGGCGTGCCTTTGTTTACAACAGCGGCCATAACTCCAAGCCGTGCCAGCCCACGCCTTgttcacaatctttttatttccgcgcTGCGTCGCCAAAATGTGGACTCAACTAGGACCCTTTATGTGTTTGAATAATTGCCAAATTGCACTGTAAAGCAGAAAACTTTAAAATTGTATCAATATTAATGGTACCTGTGTATTCTTTGGTAATGATATTACATTTTTATGATGCATCTTATAAAGTTATATCAGAAGCTACACTGCTAACAATGACAAGTGACTAATGATGTCTTTTCTCTTGCATCCCAAAGCATGTGCCTACGTGAAGGACTACACTGGCGGTTACACGCCGCTGCACTTTGCCGCCAAGTACGTCCTGACCCGCATCGCTCAGGTTATTCTGCAGTACGACGATTCTGAACGCGTCGTTAACGCGAAGGGACGCGACGGTCTGACTCCCCTCCACATTGTGGCGGCCTGCGGTAAAGAAGAGTGTGCCCTCCAGTTCATGCGCCTTCTGCTCGAATCTGGGGCAACGATAGACCCTGTGACGGACTTTGGCTTCACCCCACTTCTGATGTCAATAAAGTTCCGCAGATATTCGTGTATAAAGACGTTAGTTGAATGGGGTGCAAACGTAGACCTCGAGATGGGACTACCAATCAGATACGCCGTAGCAAACAATGACCACAAACTTCTGAGAATACTGCTGCAGAACGGAGCAAAGTGTAACTATGGGGGCCCAAAGACAGGACAGACGCCATTGCATTTGGCAGCTATGCAAAACAATGTGGTTTTAGCTACAAGACTCTGGGAGTACGGAGCAGACTGTAATGCCAAGAACCAGAGTGAGGAAACACCCCTGGAGGTGGCCAGAAGTGTGGCCGATGATGACACACAGTGTGTGCAGTTTCTAAaagatgttacatgtaagtatgtCTGTGCTCACACATCTAGGATGTCTTAATAGTAGGCGCTTCAAACTTTACAGTTGTAATCATTATACATTTGTGGGTAAACACAGGACTTTTCCAGGACTCCCTTGCTTGAAATACAGTGTAAAGACGGATAGTACAGATGCTTTTGGCAGTGCTGGCATGATCGTCAACTTTAAAAACACAATTtattgtgatggttttaagtttgaggtGAAGCGGTCTTTGCGAAAACCGCAGAcgtaaaaccacagcaaaaatgtcaacacTTGAAGTATTTGGAGCCTAAGAGGTAAAGATTAACGGATGATTTTAATTTGTGTGTCCTGATATATCTTTGTTGATCTCTCTTAATCATATCTTCACGCTGCAGATAAATCCCGTAGTCTGCAGGACCTGTGCAGACTGACCGTGAGGTCACAGGTCGGACACAAACGGCTGCACAGACTGGACGAGCTGGACATCACAAGGGTCATGTTGCACTATCTCAAACACAAAGACTGACCGCTCACCACAGATGTACTATTTCAACCCTCCTGGCTCCATTGGAAGTTCCCTTCTAGAATATCCCATCTGCACAGTCTCTAGATCTGGTGATAAGCTTGTTCACAGATCCAACTACGCATGCGCAGATCAAAGGTGAAcccccctgacttgtaaacagttcttgtctcaaCCATACTTCATCCATGTCTAGGACCTGattcacaattggaaaaagacGCACTATAACGACGTATGACAAAGTTGTATGTCTTCGGCGTTGGgcgccttttttcctgggtgtaaATCAACCCTGTCGTACGTTACCTCCATGGTTAACGTATGACAAAGTCGTACATACGGGCCATAAAATGCTTGTTGTACGACTCACGAGAACGATTCACGCCCAGGAAAAAAGGCGCCCTACACTACGTTGTCGCaggtccagaaaattttccaagTGTGTATCCGGTGTAGATATGTATGGCCTCTTTTGGGTCAattttgcataacaatgtccagacgtgatttgtttttgtctcaggggccttcacattTGACCTGCAGGTGCGCAGTTAGAACCATGAACTAAAGCCTTTTCGATGATTTGGAGAGATGGTAGtttagctatttatagccataTAccattattttgttattttgccGAATCCGGGCAAGGGTAGATAAATCATTTGCtcagacaactttaaaaaacactgaaactttgggaaagttttcacttgaaatgatgcaaaatatgttgttgtttttttcctgatAGTTTTACAAAAAAAGTTGGCTTTGTCTGTATTACTTTAGAGTATGGAATTGGTGAAAATGGAAAACTATGAAATATCTATATATGCTAAAATCTAGATATTGTGCACAAATTTGGGTCACTATTTCATAGGTTTATAATGTAGCCCCATAATGAAGTAACAAAAACATTGATACTGTATGCTAcggctgctgttgttgttgccttACATTTTCTTGCAGGTTGAAATATCATCATGAAGTTTGTCTACTatgaatcttgaaatgttatTTTATTGCATTGACCTCTCCAGCACCAATTTATGACACTGCGaatatgcattttcaatgtAGTACTACTGTACTTGAGAATTGTTTTGACCCCAAACTTATAACACCAATCTTTTCCCattctactgtgaaattaaatccctgcaaaaaaaaggaatttacaGTAGGCATTAGGAGGAGGAAGTAGATCCAAGAAATGTTAACCaaaaaccatttatatataagagactcttttttttttcagaaaatgaaataaactaaAACAATGCAATAAGATATAGAAAGATTTCGAAATTCATCTGGCTACAGCACCATGTTTCACTAGAAAAGACTTCCAAATACTGTGCCTTAGATAGCATAGATATACTAGTGATCCATGTTCATTTTGGTCCTGTTCCATTTGAACAAGGGTTTATATATGGGGTCATGTGCCTTTTGCCAATTTTGGTACTCCGACATCCACTTAAAAATGCTCcaaaaagaaaatgtctttataCACTGCCGTTTCTAAGAATGTGAACTAAATGTTCATCAGCTTATCTTGTGTCAAGTAttaatgatatatttcagaGTATTATTATTAAGGCATGAGTTTATGTGTGGAACTAACTTCTACCTAGAAAATGCCAGTAGGTAAATCTACATTCCCTCTAATATGTAACTTTTAGTTCTGTTCTTTTTGTTCTGTTATTTTTCTACCTGTTTCTCTCAACTGTACAAAATCTTATACCAGTTATAGGGAGTGAGTAACCCTCTATGTCTGACTCAGAATGTTGAGTGACAAGCACCTGGTAAAAAGCAAAAGATGCAGAAAGGTGATTGGTCAGTTGTTAATTACATCACAATGCAAGTGCACTTAGTCATCAAATATGGCAATACGATTGATACTACTATGATATGGtcacaaatatatttttatgcCATATTTTCAGGACTGGCTCATCCTTCAAAAGCACATGCAATTGATAGACTTTATTTTATAAATCTATCTCCAAAACAGTTTCTTTTGTAAAATGAAATTTAATACTTCAGTCagttcagactttgaaacaaGTTTTGAACACATTTAGTTGCCAACTAGCAAAACTTCAGTTTGAGAACATGAAATTAACCTGGTCTGTTGCAACCCTTTAGGGAAATTGATTGTAGCTTATCACAATGTAAACCTTGTCTTGCCTTCGAAAactgtatgtatatgtacaaataaGTTCTTCCCATCTAACTGTCTCAATTTCAGGatttatgtacatatttgtCTGTCAAACCATTACATGAATATAAAATGGTGAATACAAATCTTTTTTCATTCACTGTGTTGTTGCATTTTGTACCTTGCTTTTCTGGCacttaaacatttttttaacagATGGTTGGAAGGAAAGAGAGAAGTAATAGTTCACAAAGAAATAGTTTGAGACATTGAATTAGATCTAAACTGAGCACAACAAGTTTAGAAACTTGATTTTAGTGAATCAAATCTCATCAATCCCATTGCATGATAGTATACCACTGTTTATCTTCTTTATTGCCCTTGACAATGATATTCGCATTCATCTAAGTTTCCACAcattttgtgctgagtgtatgtGGAAAGGTATTTACCTGATATAGAAATTTATTACTATTACTTTGGAACAGGCGTGATAACCCATACTTATGAATGCACATGATTTTATTTGAGATAATCACCTCTTGTAGGCAATAGCTCAAGTTCTTTTCACCCTTCCTTAACAAAAAAGGGAAAATcttcaacaaaaaaagaagagtgAAAATACAGTGGATGCGTCATACAACTCTTTATCCCTCATTCTGCATGAACAGTCTGAAGTACTGTCATTTCTGCACTTTCATCACAGAATATATGTCACCACCATTTAACACGATTTTTATGAATATGTTCAGAACAGAAACTGAATAGTAACATCTGGCTAATAATGAGAAAAGTTCCCCACTCTGGGCATACCTTACAACTTTGTAGCTTCTTTAGAGTACCAGTATCTTACCTTTGTATTCAAAAAGTTTTAAATCATGCTGGATTTATGGACATAACAGATACTGTATAAGGAAACAAACGTGAAGTCCTTTCAATACTTGGGAAAAactttagcctgagtaccattaTTGTTAGTTTACTTGCGCTCAATACATTGTAGTTGCTCAAAATGTTGGTGTGAGCAACTATGAAGTAAACAAAAACTAACGGTGATGGCACTCAAGCTAGAAAAActtaaaacaaacaagcaataatGTTAATACAACTATAACATCATACATAACAAAGAGTATATATTGCTGGAGAAATGCTTCTCATCAATCACATAAAAAAGGTTCTATCATACTCAGTAGgaatatttcacaaaattggTTTACTGAAAATGAATTTGGCCTAATAAGATATGTATGTAACAATATATGTACACCTTAAATTGGATCAAAAAACTACTGAAAACTTCAAATGTAATCATTACACATTTGAGTAGAATGGCAGCTTGGTCTCATTCCAAGCTACCAAATCTGTTGAAGTGTTAAACAAACAAGCTTTTGAAAGAAACATTTAAAGTACAATATGCATGATGATGGAAAGCTCACACATTGTCAAGTGTATAAAGCTGAGGCAAGTACTTTCCATCACACGAATTCAGGGTAGTTTAGCTGTAGACAGAAACCAAGAGGAAAAAATGCCTCTGCCCTGTGGTATAGCCAAAAACATGCATCAACACAAGGTGAGGGAAAGCTGAAGAGTGCTCGCGTAAATTATGTGTACAGTAGGATGTAATGTCTTAGATCATTGCACAAAGGTTTCTACTGACGACAAGTTGTACCAGTTGCTTTTAGAGAATTGTTCAAGAATTCTTATAACATACCGTATGGTACACAATTTCTTGGCTCAACAACAAATGCTAAAGAAATATACTCTCGCTTCTACCTTTTTCATGTTTCTTGTCACTAACGTATTTTTCTTCATATCCTAACTCAGTGCTAAAGTGATACTTTCTCTTctgtgactgaaaaaaaaaaagctcatTATTAAAAGACCtgtacaaatacaaatgaaatGACATCAGGGCTGTACAATAGTGAAAAGATGCTTCTTTTTGGAAGATCCAAGTTAGTAACCTGGTTTTAGTGGTCATGGCAAAAAATAACATTGCAAAATTGAAATGCTTTCAAAAACTTCCTCTAAGTTAGTACATATATATCCATATTTCCTTTGCAGACATTTCAATTCTGTGTATTTCTAAACAATATCTATATTGCTAAAGACATCccacaaaaataatttttttatctaATGTCTGGCAGTCACATGGACTTATTACATAGCAATAACTGACCAACTGTTCTTTACATGGGAATGGTGTTCTTTGAAATGAACAGAAATATTACATATTATACTGGAGGAAATATATAATGCTGTAGATACAATATACATAAAATTTATTGCCACTGTTTCTAATGACTGAAAGAATTCCTGCATCATATTTCATACAATGAAGgcaacacacagacatacagtaTACACCGTTGATAACATCAAACATAATACAGGAAGAATAGCTTCTCAATCGAGAAAAATAGTACCTTTCTCTTTAATCTTTTCCACATTTTCATCTGATGCCTGGGCATAGAAAGTAAAGATAGCTTTATTCCAGTTTCCATCTCTGAGGTTTAAGCAAAAAGTCATTTACAAGGTTCATAAACTCCAAGCAGGTGTTGAGAGGCAAAATCGTTACATTTTTCTAGCTCTCTGTTACAGTCTGCCTCCCTTTCCGCAGATGTTAGGGAGGCACTTTGTGACAGAAACAGGGATatgtaaaaatgtaataatgattttgcctcccaacatctgctttgagattgcTAGGTTTCACTTATGGAAATGAGTCAAGCTGAAGAAATCATGAAGACATATCATCTTTATTAAAGTTTAAACAGCAACAAGTACAATATACATAACACTTTCCAGATCTTCACTGTGTTTCTTCCTGTGCTCGAAGTCCTAGATTATAAGATAACAAATATCCAGTAACTCTGGTCCATCCCCTTCACATAGTGGTCTGAACGAGATTAGGCCCCGCCCTAGAGGTGTGGCCAAAAAAGAAGAGAGGATACCAGTGATGGTTTACATACATAAAGTTAGCACCTTATTCTAAGGTAGCCTATTCATGGTTTAGGAACTGAATCATGACTTTGGTGAGTGGTAGGTCGTTGATGTGTTGGAGTCTCCACTTGCCCAAAGTCCTCCTGATATACAGTCGGCAAATTTCCTGCAAAGTCCGAGGAGATCCTGAAAGATGTGAAAACAAATGTGTATGAGCATTATTCATTAAAAACTAGACTAAGACTAAAACTAGGCataaacaaacattaaaaattacAAACGTACTTGTATGTAGAACAAATGTTTACTGATCTAttgttgatactgtaaatgcatttaagtctgcagtggttttgtgttcacggttttttcagtgacctcttcaccacgaactcaaaaccatctcaaaaatctttattttgtCTTCTACCTGTCTATCCCCAGTGTTATAATGTGTTGGAGGTGACTGTTCTGTGTTATGTAGCACCCATGCCTGGTCGTTAGAAGGTCATTTCTGACTGGTTGTCTGCAAAGGTGCCGGTGTTTCCATCACTGAAGCAAAATGTTACTGTGGTGTTATCGCGaagtcaaaaccaccgcgaatactccattttctcctcacCATGAAAGCAAATGACCGCAAACTtaaactgcatttacagttactacATTTCTAGAGTTGATGAATTAAGCTTCTTACTACTTCTCTCCTGTAGAAAAGTGTAACATGGATGGTTGTCCCTGGAGACCCTACTACAGAGTTCAGCCAGCTGCAGGGCACTCTTCCCACTCTGGTTCAGACAGTACGGCTCGGCGCCAAACTCGTACAACAGCTGCGTCGCTCGGAGATTGTCCACCACGACTGAGAGGTGCAGTGGCGTGTGTCCATGGCTGATCCCTCGGAAGTTAACGTTGGCGCCATGAACCAAGAGTAGTCTCACaaggtcattgtcattgttCAAGACAGCGAAACACAGAGGGAATCCCTGCTGTGCGTCAACGTCCGCGCCCTTCTCCAAGAGCTGTCGTGCACAGACCCGCCTCTTCTCAGACCGTACCACAAGGGACAGGGGGGTGTCGCCATTAACCGTGGCAGCGTTCACTTCTGCACCCCCCTCTACCAGCAATGTAATCATCTGTATGGAGTTCTTGTTCGTAGCAGTGGCAACATGTAAAGGGGTGAGCCCGCGGTCGCTGGTGGCGTTGGCGATTTGGTAACAGTTCTCGTGGCCGAGGATGAGGCGCGCGATACGGATCTGCCCGCAGGTTGCAGCGATGTGCAGCGGGGTGTAACCACGGTTTCTGTCCCCAACATGTGGATGTGCTAGATAGGGAGGAACAACAATGTTAGTCAGTGAGCTCAACTATACTCTAGTACACATTACATGCCAAACAGCAGATGATTAGGAATCTAGTTTTTGGCATGGAGCAGCACCACATCCAGTTGGCACCTGACCAGGTAAGACTAGGTGCTCTCGGCAGTCTTGCCAGTGACTCCTTCAAAAAAGTTTCTGTCGTACATGAAATATCTTCTCTTTGTCACCTTCATACTTGTCTGTAGCACTTCTGCATTTTCAAACATCACTGACAAGTTTAATTGGGAAAGCTATGTAcagaattaaaagaaaaagaagcatATCTGTAGCATACTTGGTCTAGGGGTAAGTAAATCTGCTTCTGGACCAATCGGTTTGAGAATTTGCATCTCTGTCCTGGTTATCTTATTGACTTGTACACTACTGGGAAGGGTTACAGTCCTTTGGATGGGACATTTAGCGGGAGGTCCTGTGTttcaggagagccacacctcaagcacatcaaAGAACTACCACACCTGGTGTGAGTCGACCAAACCTATGAGTTTGGCCCTAGGCAGCTTACATACTTACTCAaccgtacaaaactggtgtgtgtTAAAACATAAACCTTGAGGCTGTTTACCTGTtgtgcaatacaaacaagagctatctgccacctataaaccatgaccatagcttgtatAGAAcacaaatctaatcatttctttgaaAGGACATGACTTACACACATCCCAcgtttcatgacaatccatccttagcttcttgagttatgctgcttaacatacatacagacgctaccaaaaacataaccttcttggcgaaggttgAAATAACAAACAAGCGTACCTCCATGTTCGAGCAGCATCCTGACACACCTCTCCCTGTTAACAGCCACGGCCAGGTGGAGCAGGGAGAACCCACTCTGCAGGAAGTAGTTAGGATCAACCCCATCCTGTAGCAAGTCTTGAACAAGCCTTCGTGTAGGGAAATACAGAGTACAAGGTGTTAcagactagcctgggtgccatcctagatttttttagggtagcgaaagCAGGAGCCCCGGTAATAATCTAGGATGGCATTTTAGGATAGTGAAAgcaggagccctggtagtaatctaggatggcacccaggctagttacAGACATCTGCAATAGCCTTcagtacagggctgtctccagctttcagTTTTTTCCCATCCCACTCACTGTTTTGTGGGAACCCACActgttaatttttgttgataacatctgtcattttaagtttactaaaattcattttcatgtcAGGGAATTCAGATTTTCTGACAGATGGGGTGAAATCTTTACCAACAAGCAAATTCCCACCACGGGACGGAGagtgggtcctggagacagccctggcttCAGTGTACACATTTAAAGATTTCTTTGCATTGGGAAGGCGTCACTCTTGGATAGCAATGATAGCATTGCAACTTTGTAAGCAATACACAGGACAAAACAAAAGCTACTAGCCAATCAGGTTGCTTGTTATGGTCAGGAGGTGCCCTGATTGGCTAGTAACTTTTCTGCACTCTTAGCTAAAGGTCCAATTAAAATACTCAGtataactactagtatattaacACAGTGCAAGAATGAGCACAGTATAATGGTAATATGAGTTTGCATTGATAGGTCATTACAAATATAGAATCAAAAGCATTAAGaatatttcacgatttacagtaaattTTAGGTTAAAGTGAAATCTACGTTCACAATCTTGGACATCAGAATTTGTGACAAAACCTTAAACATAAAACGTTGAAGTGATAATTACCTATGATCACCCAAGCCAATGGCCTCCTGGATGGAGGTATAACGGGCTGCGTTTTCCTTCGGCGAGAGTCGTCTCTTCCTGACAGCTGTCTGCCTACGTCTCGCCTTCTGTTTAGGCATTCTAGTGGTCTTTAAAGTTGCACTCTGCAAAACAAGGTTTCATATTTTATTGTCTCGATACATGAAAATTTACTGGTCCTTTTCATTTACTTGTAAATTGTAGAAAATTGTACTACATAGTCATGAGTAAATATATGTATTCACACTTTATATCATCGAACGTGTCAGATATTAATAGTCtcactggagaaaaaaaaattaacatctAAATTGGCAAGTTCATTCAAATTCGTTTGTCACATTCAAGCCATTATAAACCGAGTTAGTTACAAGTGTAACGTTGCCACTGccagatttctttttacaaagcTGTATAAAATTTGAGCACAGCAGTTACATGCAGTTACTGTTGACAGTATTAGCATTACAAAAACGGCTATGTATTAAACATTCAACACGTTTTCACTTATTTTCAACATGTTAAAACGCCAGCAGCTGTCTAATTATCTAGTCGTGTTTACGCATAATTACGCTGGAAATAATTTCCAACGCTTGCTGCTTCGCATACACAGAGATGCTACAAACTACGCTCCATAAATACATCAAGAGAAAACCTTAATCAAACGACACTGAGTTTAGATCACCTATAGAATATGCGCACCTGTTTGAAGTAGATTTCAGGATGAAAAGAAGCTGTTAGAAAACCAAAATACAGGGAAAAGTTTGgagacaacaaaagtacagatgTCACCGACCGGAAGCCATTTTCTTCGGTAAGAGTTAAATAGTGCGCTATTTGTATTATACATTCGGCTCGATGCATCACACATGTAGTATTCATTTGAAACAAATTGAGCTAATTAAAAACTTAGATGTCTTGTGATGTAATACGAGTTGAAAATTATTAAGAGGAAAAGGGAACATTATGGCTATTCCGTCAGTAAATTGTTAGCTGTTATAACCATACGTAGTGTTGACAAATACTTTTCTCATGTTACTGTAATAAGAACCAAAATGGCCGCCACGGTCAGTAATTCCGGATCTCAGTACGAGTTTGCTAAAGAAAAACACGTTAAATTCTTCAAGCGATGTCTTCAAGTTCTCCCGAGTAGATATTGTTCTCTTGATACGACAAGGTAGGTGTAGCATCAACTATATTTTGTAGATGTGGCCGTGATATTTGCTACTTTCCTAAGTTTCTCTAAGAGACTCAGTCGCAGATAAATTTTCAGAGATGATCTTGATCGTACTTGCACTTTGAAATGCCATTCATATGTCATATTATGTAACTTTTCGTTTTCGGATACTGGTCGTGAAGTGTAGGGTGTAGAAAGTCAGCAGCAAACGTAACACACCTTTGAAATTCGATTGACCGTCACTGTCAGAATTATGATTACGTTCTCAGAatcataaaaaaaattatactcATACTCAGCGGAATATGATACAATAATTTCTAGTGATGCTGGCCAAGTTGAACCATTTACCATGCACTacatttggagtctgcagaggatgtcatccataaaatttacttgctgtcgCCTAACAATTGTTAAATAGGTCCAAGCAAAattgcaaggaggttgaaaatctGATTTGAACCTCCAAGTTAACTGACCGGCTCGACCTTATTCCATTTCTACTTGCAGTTGCACACCCAGGAATCCAAAAGCAAATAAGACATATAACGTCACGAATCATTGTGTTTCGATATTTTCGGGCAAGGGCTTTTATAGtttgtacacacaaacacttcaGTTATTGTTTGTCAACAACACAACGCAATCACATGCGATGGGAAAATACTACCTAAAGAGCCTATCCATGTATCCTCGTGGGAATTGACGTCCTTCAGGGGTACTTGATGACACtctttctgtttttctgtttcttCACAATAACTTCATGACAATAACATGTGTATAACTCATCCTCGTATCATTTGCACGATCAGCCTCACACATGGTCCGGTGGCAATACACAGCCACGTGTACCAGAATCATGTAACTGTAagacatactgtactagtacatgtagtaccatcCTGTACTACGTTTTAACTACTGTAagtgttgaaatttttgtggtTGCTtaatgtttgctttttttgtggTGACatcttcactgtgaacttaaaatcaccacgGAAATGCTTGTTATgttttctgcccacctaccgcattgtttcaactgcaaacttagaaacactgtgaacactccattttctcccttacttgaagttttaaaaattaaaaatcccAGCGAACATAATttaaggcatttacagtagtacatgtagttctatcCTGTACTACGTTCTATCTAATCTTGGCAAGGAACTTTGAACTTAAGCAGTTTTTAGATCATATGATCCTATTGAACAATTCCCTTAGGAATGTTGCaactttttgatttttaaagattGTTTCCCTTATACAGGTTAACAGTGGCTTTCTTTGCCCTCTCTGGTCTGGACCTTCTTGGAGCCTTAGAAACTGTAAATAAACAAGAGATCATAGACTGGATCTACTCACTACAAGTACTGCCCGACAAAGATGACGAAGGTAAGGTATCAACTCATCTGCATAAAGAAAGCACTCATGGCTCCCGGTATAGAGTGTTTAGATGTGATGTCACAGCGACCATGCCGGTTGGTTGAGCCTAGAAGAGTCAGACCTATAAATTTGTAGGCCGAGGGGTGAGGGGTGAGGGCCGAAgatctagagcacttaatggcggaccgtagcgactggaggaagagggttgacttagtccgggcaacccgcccgacatgatgatgatgataaatttgtatgtgtatgaaTGATGTCATAATTGCAGGACCGTaattgaaaattcaaattttctcGACAGCTTGCATGTTTAACCATTCAGCATGGATACCAATACTCAAGTCATAGTCTTGTCAGTGCAAACGCCCATATTTACTAGTGTTGATAGGCATTTTAGCATACAAGAATTCGAATAACAGCCATGAACACcaatactctcacctctcaaatagaagtaccccctggaatataagtaccccccggaaaaatcttcaaaatctaatataagtaccccctgaaataaaagtaccccccggaaaatttcaaaattgatgatcgaggtaaactgtgtccacacGAAATAAGATA comes from Branchiostoma lanceolatum isolate klBraLanc5 chromosome 2, klBraLanc5.hap2, whole genome shotgun sequence and encodes:
- the LOC136428451 gene encoding ankyrin repeat and SOCS box protein 7-like encodes the protein MPKLRPRKNGKHATCSQDALKLQEAVRGGKIAPVRSLLQKGLSVNQRCVYGFSLLHGAVVNSQLRCVRLLLEHGACAYVKDYTGGYTPLHFAAKYVLTRIAQVILQYDDSERVVNAKGRDGLTPLHIVAACGKEECALQFMRLLLESGATIDPVTDFGFTPLLMSIKFRRYSCIKTLVEWGANVDLEMGLPIRYAVANNDHKLLRILLQNGAKCNYGGPKTGQTPLHLAAMQNNVVLATRLWEYGADCNAKNQSEETPLEVARSVADDDTQCVQFLKDVTYKSRSLQDLCRLTVRSQVGHKRLHRLDELDITRVMLHYLKHKD
- the LOC136428449 gene encoding ankyrin repeat and SOCS box protein 7-like encodes the protein MPKQKARRRQTAVRKRRLSPKENAARYTSIQEAIGLGDHRLVQDLLQDGVDPNYFLQSGFSLLHLAVAVNRERCVRMLLEHGAHPHVGDRNRGYTPLHIAATCGQIRIARLILGHENCYQIANATSDRGLTPLHVATATNKNSIQMITLLVEGGAEVNAATVNGDTPLSLVVRSEKRRVCARQLLEKGADVDAQQGFPLCFAVLNNDNDLVRLLLVHGANVNFRGISHGHTPLHLSVVVDNLRATQLLYEFGAEPYCLNQSGKSALQLAELCSRVSRDNHPCYTFLQERSRSPRTLQEICRLYIRRTLGKWRLQHINDLPLTKVMIQFLNHE